In Bombus vancouverensis nearcticus chromosome 1, iyBomVanc1_principal, whole genome shotgun sequence, a single genomic region encodes these proteins:
- the LOC117159141 gene encoding uncharacterized protein LOC117159141 isoform X1, with translation MSRLIKESDEEIDVKPGRKTRANIEVISADSPLRRSSRIKPNVKQNESSPESPLSDSSIVSTTQTSRITRQRASAMDNSAINETRRTLRSRISSISSDVNEIPESDVGTPTKKARNNTSNDSNKTNTRRSKRFTRAGSEAKSPQPASRLVKRNVRASSVGPEANMPNKQQYSELVNTPIKTRRRTSVLLSEPVVEEKGEYMKYPVVTLDRTLPDLIEIRESGAENSPKTSSKNESLSTSKNKLNTSRNSINEKHSEDDVKGPHNDPPENVSSNKFEDIEKDVFTDKKISDKNILESSKTLPVDNTNEAESLIDSESKILPQNKDENTFIEDLNSPMEKHDGHNNKENLTKNIVTDLQDIKNAISNTQQSPKHVSINNLNANVSTEEKCKYPCVETSVSPKRRHSKQSLEMANENVSMKEVNAGVISNLPTEGLDISMNEEDNSNNMHNLVVGTKTESVIGSPHSESVDKNGPTQVVSTNASSNDNVESMELAEDINTVDDNKSTEIGIELNVESKKAYVHASNANVSIEIDVSNTKENINENEESEQNDINQCITDDQYDTKSKSDNLNTSENVHENDDISCIKLISSPKLSNIDSSNLVDVKSVSDTQHLTISKHEDVPCLKNISETNNLSPNTSNLLKSSDAHMSIEDSTLINMNEANVTNVIKSSDSSIVTETAAEFVEEAPERGEQSKKVSVLDDSTDPLKLKKQYQNKLESNEKHTNTIQVTSEECQENIKADDNDSDTSVSHTFQDISASEWKEKNNDMDKNSIHSKTTENESEAECDLVLVDREAWLAAENLKTNKEKISFDYDSDDTVILKVHSDSMKAKNENNLMDISQDECKLNDSKDKSPKGKKRKNTKQNENNDEEENRNAVEDTKNITKDVEISINVGENTSTTKDSNKYSTSNSNMSLRKSLKNNSLSESYETIEGEENVSLNKSKLSEDVPKGRKSLNKSVQGANRLEESNAAETVNKLKSLNKSNCNENTVTSAKKNGTNQSLNTSKEKMKPQQLDENSEESDYDLKKVREKQNSATKKKLNRNFSTIANMGSDSNETQNSDDSQNKLEIPKFLFCGTSDSNSDNDNESNSTIDSDVQKEYNLYGKDVAKFSDDDVPGDECRASETESSDPDDNGSDLADFVVDDDEIEDEEEDESEENKDESIENDNEEQTKEDQRDDEEGIGQETIQKEQHENDKENIAEKNVSKETDASNEEKNTSRKSGDLSMSQTIRSDKKKKKNLKTDRSQIEENEKGDNYPDLSFETKRKKQKRNSTEFTVKSVEQSLNDSQLIFDTKVLKLRKSMECSTPKISISKQEKLNVKTCGAEENDSLDEENDKDLTLKEEQNVKKLRSIKNNETLMHRSLPSELTDLTTKTNLSRPMSSKVPELNKSTIVLGSETPTTKYLRQMKLNESAPILKANFKKLTNTSNSNEQNDQGEEENENNDEQNTKAAPGPNDSLKKKLLKVAENILESDRQKKRKKRKQPIVEKVTKSTLSETDFPENNDSKLLKTTKQFVPTSNFDNNDETEKENKKKRKKKKKRNNTDVQMQEESDEQVTEIKSESQDEKTHNEIKKKKKKEKKVRDVQDVQDSTNEKTKMIKKKKKKVSVVLSGDDIPNEQLLKNKQKLLAKDTVLQEKKALLEKLPKKKRELLSEDDALQYEEVPPKKVPKKKQKLSSDVSDQEENTSVQKSSKKKQKQLLEGVKTDNIKYTVASNKTQQFYDAVSDSDEGPETITFSKARDEALKDLKRTADNIKANKEAKKKKQREHNEKMQKQKEIKIKQSKSKNQVTEFSKTDIQKKGIKKLPDYVVKNLSDVPLKSSKKRKLSEEKSSLSPMCSFKPKKMKNMYIEDDITLPSCAGNTTEFSVVDIETIKKKKKAPIAGLFRERMLARNPRQPISAYLTYLQKQKSSDKGKFYDKPY, from the exons ATGTCGCGTCTTATAAAGGAATCAGATGAAGAAATAGATGTGAAACCTG GTCGCAAAACCCGTGCCAATATCGAGGTAATATCGGCTGATTCTCCACTTCGTCGCAGCTCCCGAATTAAGCCAAACGTTAAACAAAATGAATCTTCGCCCGAATCGCCTTTAAGCGACTCGAGCATCGTTAGCACTACACAAACTTCTAGAATCACAAGGCAACGAGCCAGTGCTATGGACAATTCTGCTATCAATGAAACTCGACGAACTTTACGTTCTAGAATAAGTTCTATATCCTCAGATGTTAACGAAATCCCAGAATCAGATGTTGGCACACCGACAAAGAAAGCTAGAAATAACACTTCCAATGATAGTAATAAAACAAATACTCGAAGAAG TAAACGCTTTACAAGAGCCGGTTCAGAAGCAAAATCTCCACAACCAGCATCGAGACTTGTTAAACGTAATGTAAGAGCTAGTTCCGTGGGGCCTGAAGCTAATATGCCAAATAAACAACAGTACAGTGAATTAGTCAATACACCTATTAAGACAAGAAGACGAACTTCGGTACTACTGTCAGAACCAGTAgtagaagaaaaaggagaataTATGAAGTATCCAGTGGTGACATTAGATCGCACATTACCTGATCTTATTGAAATTAGAGAATCAg GTGCAGAAAATTCCCCTAAGACATCGTCGAAAAACGAATCATTGTCAACTTCGAAAAACAAACTCAATACAAGTCGTAACAGTATAAATGAAAAACATTCAGAAGATGATG TTAAGGGACCACACAACGACCCTCcagaaaatgtttcttcaaaTAAATTTGAAGATATTGAAAAGGATGTATTTACTGATAAGAAAATATCAGATAAAAATATACTAGAAAGTAGCAAAACACTGCCTGTAGATAATACAAATGAAGCAGAATCCTTAATAGATAGTGAATCTAAAATACTTCCacaaaataaagatgaaaacaCATTTATTGAAGATTTAAATAGTCCAATGGAAAAACATGATGGTCATAATAATAAAGAGAATCttacaaaaaatattgttaCTGACTTACAGGATATAAAGAATGCAATTTCTAATACACAACAAAGTCCGAAACACGTATCTATAAATAATTTGAATGCAAATGTGTCAACCGAAGAAAAATGCAAATATCCTTGCGTTGAAACAAGTGTATCGCCAAAACGTCGTCATTCTAAACAATCATTAGAAATGGCAAATGAAAATGTTTCTATGAAAGAAGTTAATGCTGGTGTAATTAGTAATTTACCAACTGAAGGTCTGGATATTTCAATGAATGAAGAAGACAATTCTAATAATATGCACAACTTAGTAGTAGGTACAAAAACAGAATCAGTCATTGGAAGTCCACATAGTGAAAGTGTAGATAAAAATGGTCCTACACAAGTAGTATCTACAAATGCAAGTTCAAACGATAATGTTGAAAGTATGGAGCTTGCAGAAGATATAAATACAGTAGATGATAATAAATCTACAGAAATTGGTATTGAATTGAATGTAGAATCAAAGAAAGCTTACGTTCATGCAAGTAATGCAAATGTAAGCATCGAAATAGATGTTTCAAATACAaaggaaaatataaatgaaaatgaagaaTCTGAACAAAATGATATAAATCAATGTATAACTGATGATCAGTATGACACGAAAAGTAAAAGTGATAACTTAAATACGTCAGAAAATGTGCATGAAAATGATGATATAAGTTGTATAAAGTTGATTTCATCtcctaaattaagtaatatagaTTCGTCAAATTTAGTCGATGTGAAATCAGTTTCAGATACTCAACATTTAACTATTTCAAAGCATGAGGATGTACCTTGTTTAAAAAACATAagtgaaacaaataatttatctcCTAATACGAGCAATTTGTTAAAATCCTCGGATGCTCATATGAGCATAGAGGATTCTACATTAATTAATATGAATGAAGCTAATGTAACTAATGTGATTAAAAGTAGTGACTCTTCCATTGTTACAGAGACTGCTGCTGAATTTGTTGAAGAAGCACCAGAAAGAGGAGAACAGTCAAAGAAAGTTTCTGTACTGGATGATTCTACTGATCCTTTAAAATTGAAGAAACAATATCAAAACAAATTAGAATCAAATGAAAAACATACAAACACTATTCAAGTGACCTCTGAAGAATGTCAAGAAAATATAAAAGCTGATGATAACGATTCTGATACTAGTGTGTCACATACATTTCAAGATATCTCAGCCAGTGAatggaaagaaaagaataatgaTATGGACAAAAATTCTATACATTCAAAGACAACTGAAAATGAAAGTGAAGCCGAATGTGATCTTGTTTTAGTCGATAGAGAGGCATGGTTAGCCGCggaaaatttaaaaacaaaCAAGGAGAAAATATCTTTTGATTATGATTCAGATGATACCGTTATATTAAAAGTACATTCAGATTCTATGAAagcaaaaaatgaaaataatttaatggATATATCACAAGATGAATGTAAATTAAATGATAGTAAGGATAAATCTCCCAAAGGAAAAAAACGGAAGAACACGAAACAAAACGAAAATAACGAtgaagaagaaaatagaaatgcAGTAGAAGatacaaaaaatattacaaaagatGTAGAAATATCAATTAATGTTGGTGAGAATACGTCTACGACGAAAGATAGTAATAAATACTCTACTTCTAACAGTAATATGTCCCTCCGGAAATCGTTAAAAAATAACAGTTTATCTGAATCATATGAGACAATTGAAGGGGAAGAAAATGTATCattaaataaaagtaaattgtcTGAAGATGTCCCAAAAGGACGAAAATCTCTTAATAAGTCAGTGCAAGGGGCAAATAGACTTGAAGAATCTAATGCAGCTGAAACTGTAAATAAACTGAAATCTTTAAATAAATCTAATTGTAATGAAAATACAGTTACATCTGCTAAGAAAAATGGGACAAATCAGTCGTTAAATACTTCAAAGGAAAAGATGAAACCACAACAGTTAGATGAAAATTCGGAAGAGTCTGACTATGATTTAAAAAAAGTTCGCGAAAAGCAAAACAGTGCaacaaagaaaaaattgaatagaaatttttcGACAATAGCAAACATGGGATCCGATTCTAATGAAACTCAAAATTCCGATGATTCACAAAATAAATTGGAAATACctaagtttttattttgcggGACAAGCGATAGTAACAGCGACAATGATAATGAATCTAATAGCACTATAGATTCTGATGTCCaaaaagaatataatttatatggtaAAGATGTTGCAAAGTTTTCTGATGATGATGTACCAGGAGATGAATGTAGAGCATCAGAAACAGAATCATCAGACCCAGATGATAATGGGTCAGATCTTGCAGATTTTGTAGTTGATGATGATGAAattgaagatgaagaagaagatgaaagtGAGGAGAATAAAGATGAGAGTATTGAAAATGATAATGAGGAGCAGACTAAAGAAGATCAGAGAGATGATGAAGAAGGGATAGGACAAGAAACAATTCAGAAAGAACAACATGAAAATGATAAAGAAAATATCGCTGAAAAAAATGTAAGTAAGGAGACAGATGCTTCtaatgaagaaaaaaatacatcAAGAAAATCTGGTGATTTAAGTATGTCTCAAACCATTAGAAGtgacaagaaaaagaagaagaatctTAAAACAGATAGATCCCagatagaagaaaatgaaaagggAGATAATTACCCTGATTTATCTtttgaaacaaaaagaaagaaacaaaagcgAAACTCTACAGAATTTACAGTTAAAAGTGTAGAACAGTCATTAAATGACTCCCAATTAATATTTGATACAAAAGTATTAAAACTTCGTAAATCAATGGAATGTAGTACTCCCAAAATAAGTATATCTAAACAAGAGAAACTTAATGTCAAAACCTGTGGTGCTGAAGAAAATGACTCCCTTGATGAGGAAAATGACAAAGACTTGACATTAAAGGAAGAacaaaatgtaaagaaattAAGAAGCATAAAAAACAATGAAACTCTCATGCATAGAAGTCTTCCATCTGAATTAACTGACTTAACAACAAAAACAAATCTTTCAAGACCAATGTCATCTAAAGTACCAGAATTAAACAAATCAACAATAGTTTTAGGGAGTGAAACACCTACAACAAAGTACTTAagacaaatgaaattaaatgaaaGTGCACCAATATTAAAggctaattttaaaaaattaacaaatactAGTAACAGTAATGAACAGAATGACCAAGgtgaagaagaaaatgaaaacaatGATGAACAAAACACAAAAGCAGCACCAGGTCCAAATGATTCATTAAAGAAAAAGCTGCTTAAAGTAGCAGAGAACATATTAGAAAGTGATCGTCAAAAGAAACGTAAAAAACGAAAGCAACCAATAGTTGAAAAAGTTACTAAGTCTACTTTATCTGAAACTGATTTCCCAGAAAATAATGATTCAAAATTACTAAAGACAACTAAACAATTTGTTCCCACTAGCAATTTTGACAACAATGATGaaacagaaaaggaaaataagaaaaaaaggaagaagaagaagaaaagaaataataccGATGTGCAAATGCAAGAAGAATCAGATGAACAAGTTACTGAAATAAAATCAGAAAGTCAAGATGAAAAAACACATAAcgaaataaagaagaagaagaaaaaagagaaaaaagttcGAGATGTTCAAGACGTTCAAGATTCGACAAATGAAAAGACTAAAatgataaagaaaaagaagaaaaaggtttCAGTCGTTTTATCAGGTGACGATATTCCAAACGAGCAACTGCTTAAGAACAAGCAGAAATTATTAGCAAAAGATACTGTTTTGCAAGAGAAAAAAGCATTGCTTGAAAAGTTGCCTAAGAAAAAAAGGGAATTATTGTCAGAAGATGATGCTTTGCAATATGAAGAAGTTCCACCTAAAAAGGTTCCTAAGAAAAAGCAGAAATTATCAAGTGATGTTTCAGATCAGGAGGAAAACACTTCAGTTCAAAAATCATCAAAGAAAAAGCAAAAGCAATTATTAGAAGGTGTGAAGacagataatataaaatatactgtAGCATCTAATAAAACACAACAGTTTTACGATGCAGTATCAGATTCTGATGAGGGACCAGAAACGATTACATTCTCTAAAGCTCGAGATGAAGCGTTAAAAGATTTAAAACGTACTGCTGATAATATTAAAGCCAACAAAGaagcgaaaaaaaagaaacaaagagaaCACAATGAAAAGAtgcaaaaacaaaaagaaattaaGATTAAACAATCGAAATCCAAAAATCAGGTAACAGAATTTAGTAAAACGGACATACAAAAAAAAGGTATTAAAAAGCTTCCGGATTACGTTGTTAAAAATTTATCGGATGTTCCATTAAAATCatcaaaaaagagaaaattatcAGAAGAAAAATCTTCCCTATCTCCAATGTGCAGTTTCAAACCTAAAAAGATGAAGAATATGTACATAGAAGATGATATTACTCTACCAAGTTGTGCTGGAAATACAACTGAATTTAGTGTCGTCGATATTGAAAcaattaagaagaaaaaaaaagctcCAATAGCGGGTTTATTCCGAGAAAGAATGCTTGCTAGGAATCCACGACAACCTATTTCTGCTTATTTAACATATTTGCAAAAGCAAAAGTCATCGGATAAAGGAAAGTTTTATGATAAGCCATACTAA
- the LOC117159141 gene encoding uncharacterized protein LOC117159141 isoform X2, with translation MSRLIKESDEEIDVKPGRKTRANIEVISADSPLRRSSRIKPNVKQNESSPESPLSDSSIVSTTQTSRITRQRASAMDNSAINETRRTLRSRISSISSDVNEIPESDVGTPTKKARNNTSNDSNKTNTRRSKRFTRAGSEAKSPQPASRLVKRNVRASSVGPEANMPNKQQYSELVNTPIKTRRRTSVLLSEPVVEEKGEYMKYPVVTLDRTLPDLIEIRESGAENSPKTSSKNESLSTSKNKLNTSRNSINEKHSEDDETAAEFVEEAPERGEQSKKVSVLDDSTDPLKLKKQYQNKLESNEKHTNTIQVTSEECQENIKADDNDSDTSVSHTFQDISASEWKEKNNDMDKNSIHSKTTENESEAECDLVLVDREAWLAAENLKTNKEKISFDYDSDDTVILKVHSDSMKAKNENNLMDISQDECKLNDSKDKSPKGKKRKNTKQNENNDEEENRNAVEDTKNITKDVEISINVGENTSTTKDSNKYSTSNSNMSLRKSLKNNSLSESYETIEGEENVSLNKSKLSEDVPKGRKSLNKSVQGANRLEESNAAETVNKLKSLNKSNCNENTVTSAKKNGTNQSLNTSKEKMKPQQLDENSEESDYDLKKVREKQNSATKKKLNRNFSTIANMGSDSNETQNSDDSQNKLEIPKFLFCGTSDSNSDNDNESNSTIDSDVQKEYNLYGKDVAKFSDDDVPGDECRASETESSDPDDNGSDLADFVVDDDEIEDEEEDESEENKDESIENDNEEQTKEDQRDDEEGIGQETIQKEQHENDKENIAEKNVSKETDASNEEKNTSRKSGDLSMSQTIRSDKKKKKNLKTDRSQIEENEKGDNYPDLSFETKRKKQKRNSTEFTVKSVEQSLNDSQLIFDTKVLKLRKSMECSTPKISISKQEKLNVKTCGAEENDSLDEENDKDLTLKEEQNVKKLRSIKNNETLMHRSLPSELTDLTTKTNLSRPMSSKVPELNKSTIVLGSETPTTKYLRQMKLNESAPILKANFKKLTNTSNSNEQNDQGEEENENNDEQNTKAAPGPNDSLKKKLLKVAENILESDRQKKRKKRKQPIVEKVTKSTLSETDFPENNDSKLLKTTKQFVPTSNFDNNDETEKENKKKRKKKKKRNNTDVQMQEESDEQVTEIKSESQDEKTHNEIKKKKKKEKKVRDVQDVQDSTNEKTKMIKKKKKKVSVVLSGDDIPNEQLLKNKQKLLAKDTVLQEKKALLEKLPKKKRELLSEDDALQYEEVPPKKVPKKKQKLSSDVSDQEENTSVQKSSKKKQKQLLEGVKTDNIKYTVASNKTQQFYDAVSDSDEGPETITFSKARDEALKDLKRTADNIKANKEAKKKKQREHNEKMQKQKEIKIKQSKSKNQVTEFSKTDIQKKGIKKLPDYVVKNLSDVPLKSSKKRKLSEEKSSLSPMCSFKPKKMKNMYIEDDITLPSCAGNTTEFSVVDIETIKKKKKAPIAGLFRERMLARNPRQPISAYLTYLQKQKSSDKGKFYDKPY, from the exons ATGTCGCGTCTTATAAAGGAATCAGATGAAGAAATAGATGTGAAACCTG GTCGCAAAACCCGTGCCAATATCGAGGTAATATCGGCTGATTCTCCACTTCGTCGCAGCTCCCGAATTAAGCCAAACGTTAAACAAAATGAATCTTCGCCCGAATCGCCTTTAAGCGACTCGAGCATCGTTAGCACTACACAAACTTCTAGAATCACAAGGCAACGAGCCAGTGCTATGGACAATTCTGCTATCAATGAAACTCGACGAACTTTACGTTCTAGAATAAGTTCTATATCCTCAGATGTTAACGAAATCCCAGAATCAGATGTTGGCACACCGACAAAGAAAGCTAGAAATAACACTTCCAATGATAGTAATAAAACAAATACTCGAAGAAG TAAACGCTTTACAAGAGCCGGTTCAGAAGCAAAATCTCCACAACCAGCATCGAGACTTGTTAAACGTAATGTAAGAGCTAGTTCCGTGGGGCCTGAAGCTAATATGCCAAATAAACAACAGTACAGTGAATTAGTCAATACACCTATTAAGACAAGAAGACGAACTTCGGTACTACTGTCAGAACCAGTAgtagaagaaaaaggagaataTATGAAGTATCCAGTGGTGACATTAGATCGCACATTACCTGATCTTATTGAAATTAGAGAATCAg GTGCAGAAAATTCCCCTAAGACATCGTCGAAAAACGAATCATTGTCAACTTCGAAAAACAAACTCAATACAAGTCGTAACAGTATAAATGAAAAACATTCAGAAGATGATG AGACTGCTGCTGAATTTGTTGAAGAAGCACCAGAAAGAGGAGAACAGTCAAAGAAAGTTTCTGTACTGGATGATTCTACTGATCCTTTAAAATTGAAGAAACAATATCAAAACAAATTAGAATCAAATGAAAAACATACAAACACTATTCAAGTGACCTCTGAAGAATGTCAAGAAAATATAAAAGCTGATGATAACGATTCTGATACTAGTGTGTCACATACATTTCAAGATATCTCAGCCAGTGAatggaaagaaaagaataatgaTATGGACAAAAATTCTATACATTCAAAGACAACTGAAAATGAAAGTGAAGCCGAATGTGATCTTGTTTTAGTCGATAGAGAGGCATGGTTAGCCGCggaaaatttaaaaacaaaCAAGGAGAAAATATCTTTTGATTATGATTCAGATGATACCGTTATATTAAAAGTACATTCAGATTCTATGAAagcaaaaaatgaaaataatttaatggATATATCACAAGATGAATGTAAATTAAATGATAGTAAGGATAAATCTCCCAAAGGAAAAAAACGGAAGAACACGAAACAAAACGAAAATAACGAtgaagaagaaaatagaaatgcAGTAGAAGatacaaaaaatattacaaaagatGTAGAAATATCAATTAATGTTGGTGAGAATACGTCTACGACGAAAGATAGTAATAAATACTCTACTTCTAACAGTAATATGTCCCTCCGGAAATCGTTAAAAAATAACAGTTTATCTGAATCATATGAGACAATTGAAGGGGAAGAAAATGTATCattaaataaaagtaaattgtcTGAAGATGTCCCAAAAGGACGAAAATCTCTTAATAAGTCAGTGCAAGGGGCAAATAGACTTGAAGAATCTAATGCAGCTGAAACTGTAAATAAACTGAAATCTTTAAATAAATCTAATTGTAATGAAAATACAGTTACATCTGCTAAGAAAAATGGGACAAATCAGTCGTTAAATACTTCAAAGGAAAAGATGAAACCACAACAGTTAGATGAAAATTCGGAAGAGTCTGACTATGATTTAAAAAAAGTTCGCGAAAAGCAAAACAGTGCaacaaagaaaaaattgaatagaaatttttcGACAATAGCAAACATGGGATCCGATTCTAATGAAACTCAAAATTCCGATGATTCACAAAATAAATTGGAAATACctaagtttttattttgcggGACAAGCGATAGTAACAGCGACAATGATAATGAATCTAATAGCACTATAGATTCTGATGTCCaaaaagaatataatttatatggtaAAGATGTTGCAAAGTTTTCTGATGATGATGTACCAGGAGATGAATGTAGAGCATCAGAAACAGAATCATCAGACCCAGATGATAATGGGTCAGATCTTGCAGATTTTGTAGTTGATGATGATGAAattgaagatgaagaagaagatgaaagtGAGGAGAATAAAGATGAGAGTATTGAAAATGATAATGAGGAGCAGACTAAAGAAGATCAGAGAGATGATGAAGAAGGGATAGGACAAGAAACAATTCAGAAAGAACAACATGAAAATGATAAAGAAAATATCGCTGAAAAAAATGTAAGTAAGGAGACAGATGCTTCtaatgaagaaaaaaatacatcAAGAAAATCTGGTGATTTAAGTATGTCTCAAACCATTAGAAGtgacaagaaaaagaagaagaatctTAAAACAGATAGATCCCagatagaagaaaatgaaaagggAGATAATTACCCTGATTTATCTtttgaaacaaaaagaaagaaacaaaagcgAAACTCTACAGAATTTACAGTTAAAAGTGTAGAACAGTCATTAAATGACTCCCAATTAATATTTGATACAAAAGTATTAAAACTTCGTAAATCAATGGAATGTAGTACTCCCAAAATAAGTATATCTAAACAAGAGAAACTTAATGTCAAAACCTGTGGTGCTGAAGAAAATGACTCCCTTGATGAGGAAAATGACAAAGACTTGACATTAAAGGAAGAacaaaatgtaaagaaattAAGAAGCATAAAAAACAATGAAACTCTCATGCATAGAAGTCTTCCATCTGAATTAACTGACTTAACAACAAAAACAAATCTTTCAAGACCAATGTCATCTAAAGTACCAGAATTAAACAAATCAACAATAGTTTTAGGGAGTGAAACACCTACAACAAAGTACTTAagacaaatgaaattaaatgaaaGTGCACCAATATTAAAggctaattttaaaaaattaacaaatactAGTAACAGTAATGAACAGAATGACCAAGgtgaagaagaaaatgaaaacaatGATGAACAAAACACAAAAGCAGCACCAGGTCCAAATGATTCATTAAAGAAAAAGCTGCTTAAAGTAGCAGAGAACATATTAGAAAGTGATCGTCAAAAGAAACGTAAAAAACGAAAGCAACCAATAGTTGAAAAAGTTACTAAGTCTACTTTATCTGAAACTGATTTCCCAGAAAATAATGATTCAAAATTACTAAAGACAACTAAACAATTTGTTCCCACTAGCAATTTTGACAACAATGATGaaacagaaaaggaaaataagaaaaaaaggaagaagaagaagaaaagaaataataccGATGTGCAAATGCAAGAAGAATCAGATGAACAAGTTACTGAAATAAAATCAGAAAGTCAAGATGAAAAAACACATAAcgaaataaagaagaagaagaaaaaagagaaaaaagttcGAGATGTTCAAGACGTTCAAGATTCGACAAATGAAAAGACTAAAatgataaagaaaaagaagaaaaaggtttCAGTCGTTTTATCAGGTGACGATATTCCAAACGAGCAACTGCTTAAGAACAAGCAGAAATTATTAGCAAAAGATACTGTTTTGCAAGAGAAAAAAGCATTGCTTGAAAAGTTGCCTAAGAAAAAAAGGGAATTATTGTCAGAAGATGATGCTTTGCAATATGAAGAAGTTCCACCTAAAAAGGTTCCTAAGAAAAAGCAGAAATTATCAAGTGATGTTTCAGATCAGGAGGAAAACACTTCAGTTCAAAAATCATCAAAGAAAAAGCAAAAGCAATTATTAGAAGGTGTGAAGacagataatataaaatatactgtAGCATCTAATAAAACACAACAGTTTTACGATGCAGTATCAGATTCTGATGAGGGACCAGAAACGATTACATTCTCTAAAGCTCGAGATGAAGCGTTAAAAGATTTAAAACGTACTGCTGATAATATTAAAGCCAACAAAGaagcgaaaaaaaagaaacaaagagaaCACAATGAAAAGAtgcaaaaacaaaaagaaattaaGATTAAACAATCGAAATCCAAAAATCAGGTAACAGAATTTAGTAAAACGGACATACAAAAAAAAGGTATTAAAAAGCTTCCGGATTACGTTGTTAAAAATTTATCGGATGTTCCATTAAAATCatcaaaaaagagaaaattatcAGAAGAAAAATCTTCCCTATCTCCAATGTGCAGTTTCAAACCTAAAAAGATGAAGAATATGTACATAGAAGATGATATTACTCTACCAAGTTGTGCTGGAAATACAACTGAATTTAGTGTCGTCGATATTGAAAcaattaagaagaaaaaaaaagctcCAATAGCGGGTTTATTCCGAGAAAGAATGCTTGCTAGGAATCCACGACAACCTATTTCTGCTTATTTAACATATTTGCAAAAGCAAAAGTCATCGGATAAAGGAAAGTTTTATGATAAGCCATACTAA